One window from the genome of Anopheles merus strain MAF chromosome 3R, AmerM5.1, whole genome shotgun sequence encodes:
- the LOC121597752 gene encoding BUB3-interacting and GLEBS motif-containing protein ZNF207 has protein sequence MGRKKKKASKPWCWYCNREFDDEKILVQHQKAKHFKCHICHKKLYTGPGLSIHCMQVHKESIDKVPNSLPNRSNIVIEIYGMEGIPPEDIREHEKQKNGNRSESEEEEPAHKKMKQAEASVSQGMMQMQNMMPPHLQAAYSINPMMSAMGGINPYMVPPGMPMMPAMMAGAQRPLFPAAAAASAATVTSASKPTFPAYSSATISAPPTTNSAISAAASGNSNNGLGGGDATKGASSSIMPNSGTATSKIVHPPEDLSLEELRARKPQYQKQIQQATQQMLQQKQQEKQQAQVAAAVAAAQQQLQAQAQAQLKQHHQQQQQQHQQQLHQQQQHQQQQQQQQQQQQQQQHQQQQQQQQQQQQLQQLSPFSSAAGTASIVSNTQTTAAMKDNRMMSPQEQAAVIAHAHAAAANHHKQIEELNRAAMIHRFQAANAAAANAAAAAASRPGMPIGMVPVSLGGPVPLMSPMMRQGLAIGPPGGGNLALLGGNMLRPGPPQMGLGPGHQCSTIEK, from the exons ATGGGtcgcaagaagaaaaaggcgTCAAAGCCGTGGTGCTG GTACTGCAACAGAGAATTCGATGACGAGAAGATTTTGGTGCAACATCAGAAGGCAAAGCATTTCAAATGCCACATTTGTCATAAGAAGCTGTATACGGGTCCCGGACTATCGATACATTGTATGCAGGTGCACAAGGAATCGATTGACAAGGTTCCAAATTCTCTTCCAAATCGGTCCAATATTGTGATCGAAATTTACGGAATGGAAGGCATACCTCCGGAGGATATTCGTGAGCACGAGAAACAAAAGAATGGAAATCGATCAGAATCGGAAGAAGAGGAGCCGGCGCACAAGAAAATGAAGCAAGCTGAGG CGTCCGTATCGCAGGGAATGATGCAAATGCAGAATATGATGCCTCCGCATTTACAGGCAGCGTACAGCATAAACCCCATGATGAGCGCAATGGGAGGAATCAATCCGTACATGGTACCACCCGGAATGCCGATGATGCCCGCGATGATGGCAGGGGCCCAGAGACCCCTTTTCccagccgccgccgcagccAGTGCCGCCACTGTGACTAGTGCATCAAAACCGACGTTTCCTGCATACAGTTCCGCCACGATTAGTGCTCCTCCAACAACCAACAGTGCTATCTCGGCAGCAGCAAgtggcaacagcaacaacggattgggtggtggtgatgcgACGAAAGGCGCATCGTCGTCCATCATGCCTAATTCGGGTACTGCAACCTCTAAGATTGTGCACCCGCCAGAGGATCTCAGCTTGGAAGAGCTTCGAGCGCGCAAGCCCCAGTATCAAAAGCAAATACAGCAAGCTActcagcaaatgctgcagcaaaaacagcaagaaaaacaacaagcacAGGTAGCTGCTGCGGTTGCGGCGGCCCAGCAACAACTGCAGGCACAAGCGCAGGCACAACTTaagcagcaccatcagcagcagcagcaacaacatcagcaacaattgcatcaacagcagcagcaccagcaacagcaacaacagcagcaacagcaacagcaacagcagcagcaccaacaacagcagcagcaacaacaacagcaacaacagttgCAACAATTATCGCCGTTTTCCTCTGCAGCTGGTACCGCTTCAATCGtttccaacacacaaacaaccgcCGCTATGAAAGATAATCGAATGATGTCGCCACAAGAG CAAGCCGCTGTGATAGCACATGCACATGCCGCTGCAGCCAACCATCACAAACAGATCGAGGAATTGAATCGTGCTGCAATGATTCATCGGTTTCAGGCAGCAAACGCAGCCGCAGCGaatgctgcagcagcagccgccagcAGACCAGGAATGCCAATCGGAATG GTTCCTGTATCTCTGGGAGGCCCCGTCCCACTTATGTCTCCAATGATGCGTCAAGGACTAGCAATTGGTCCACCGGGAGGAGGCAATTTGGCGCTTTTAGGGGGAAACATGCTTCGTCCTGGTCCCCCACAAATGGGTCTTGGTCCAG gACACCAGTGCAGTACAATcgagaaatga
- the LOC121597753 gene encoding protein yellow, with amino-acid sequence MMKVRGTPVALAFTVSSCMLLALLPVHIVANDNLRVAYQWKEIDFEFPSETERQEAIASKSYIAENVIPVGLEVYKKRLFLTLPRWKEGIPASLAYININETTTQSPRLHPYPSWSAHRRTSETEAPEIVSPFRIRADRCGRLWVLDTGVEELLGNTTVTSPTSLLVYDLHNDNLLRRYKFPADHLKENSFYANIAVEDNDCDDTYAYAADLGSPGLVVYSWKQQESWRVKHHYFHPDPLAGNYNITGINFQWDDGLFGIALKPQSDGYSTLYFHPLSSLNEFSVSTKVLRNQTYATESGNYHEFKILGSRGPNGQAGVAFVDQKTGVIFYALPNLNAITCWKTSNRAYTIKSLGRVYMSTVDMVFPNDVKVDDESNLWVLSDRLHQYMYESLNRNDVNFRVLTATVKDAIQNTACDTNIKPLPDIITNLGDILRPSTSTIAPKAGSSSAWPSPSHTNAIVVLSMLITMLRVSYCIRI; translated from the exons ATGATGAAGGTTAGAGGAACGCCTGTGGCGTTGGCTTTTACAGTCAGCAGCTGCATGCTACTAGCCCTTCTACCGGTGCATATCGTTGCAAACGACAATTTGCGAGTGGCATATCAATGGAAAGAAATCGATTTCGAATTTCCAAGTGAAACTGAACGGCAGGAAGCGATCGCCAGCAAAAGTTACATTGCGGAGAATGTAATACCGGTTGGGCTGGAGGTGTACAAAAAACGACTATTTTTGACACTACCCCGGTGGAAGGAAGGCATTCCAGCATCGTTGGCCTACATCAACATCAACG AAACTACAACACAATCACCCCGCCTGCACCCCTATCCAAGCTGGAGTGCACACCGGCGCACCAGTGAAACGGAAGCTCCGGAAATCGTGTCACCCTTCCGGATACGAGCTGATCGCTGCGGCCGTCTCTGGGTGTTGGATACCGGTGTGGAGGAACTGCTGGGAAATACCACCGTCACAAGCCCAACTTCCCTGCTAGTGTACGATCTGCACAACGATAATCTGCTGCGCCGCTACAAATTCCCGGCGGATCATCTCAAAGAGAACTCCTTCTACGCCAACATTGCGGTAGAAGATAACGATTGCGATGACACATACGCTTATGCGGCCGATCTCGGTAGCCCGGGATTGGTGGTTTACTCCTGGAAGCAGCAAGAGTCGTGGCGTGTGAAACATCACTACTTCCATCCCGACCCACTGGCAGGCAACTACAACATAACCGGTATCAACTTCCAGTGGGACGATGGGCTGTTCGGCATAGCGCTGAAACCACAATCGGACGGCTATTCTACGCTTTACTTCCACCCGCTCAGCTCGTTGAACGAATTTTCCGTGTCGACTAAAGTGCTTCGTAATCAAACGTACGCTACCGAATCGGGCAACTACCATGAGTTTAAGATTTTGGGATCCCGCGGACCGAACGGTCAGGCCGGGGTGGCGTTCGTCGACCAGAAAACGGGCGTCATTTTCTACGCGCTGCCGAACCTAAATGCCATCACGTGCTGGAAAACGTCTAATCGCGCATACACAATCAAATCGCTCGGTCGCGTGTATATGAGCACCGTTGACATGGTGTTCCCCAATGATGTTAAGGTAGACGACGAAAGTAACCTCTGGGTGCTTTCCGATCGGCTACACCAGTACATGTACGAATCACTCAATCGAAACGATGTCAACTTCCGTGTTCTGACCGCCACCGTCAAGGACGCAATACAAAATACGGCTTGTGATACAAACATTAAGCCACTGCCAGATATTATTACCAATCTGGGTGATATTCTGCGACCCTCGACAAGCACCATCGCACCCAAGGCTGGTTCGAGCAGTGCATGGCCATCTCCTTCGCATACTAATGCGATAGTGGTACTTTCGATGCTTATCACTATGTTGCGAGTGTCCTACTGCATCAGGATATAG